In Leptolyngbya sp. O-77, the genomic window GCAGCGAACTACTGGCGATTCTGGCGTGCTGCTTTGGCACGGCGGCCTCGTCTACGCTGGCGATTTACGTGAGTTTTCTGAAGCCTGTGTTTCCGAATATTCTGGGGCATCTGGTGTCGGCCTCGGTGATGGCAATTCCGGCGTGTTTTGTGCTGTCGAAGATTTTGCTGCCGGAAACGACCGTGCCGGTGACGGCGGGCGGCATTCCCGACGAGCGATCGCTCGATCAGGCGCTCAACGAAGAAGTGGAAGACTTTGAGGCAGGTGTAGCGCGGACAGAACCCGTGCATCAAGAAACCGTGGCAGGGGAACCGATCGAGCGGGTGAGTCCACTGGATGCCGCCATTGTGGGCGCACTGGACGGCGTGAAAATGGCCGTGGCGATCGCCGCTGTGCTGATTCTGATCCTGGGTTTGGTGTATCTGGTCAACCAATTTTTTGGCGCTCTGGCTAGTATTCCCGGCCCCATTGGCAGCGTCTTTCAGGTGATTACGCTACAAAACATTTTGGGGGCGCTGTTTTTGCCGCTGACGGTGCTAACGGGTGTGTCGCTGGACTGGAGCGAACTCTGGGCTTCGTCAGTGATTATCGGTCGTCGCCTGTTTGAAACGGCAATTCCGCCCTACCAATCGCTGGCGGCTGCCTCGCGGGATGGCGTATTGGGCGATCGCGCTCTATTGATCGTCAGCTATGCCCTCTCTGGCTTCGCGCACCTCGCCTCGGTTGGCATCTTTGTCGGCGGCACTACGGCGCTGATTCCCTCTCGCCGCAAAGACATCTCTGAACTGGGCTGGAAGGCGCTGTTTGTGGGCACGCTGGCCACCCTGATGATCGCCTGCGTGGCGGGCGTATTCGACACGGGCAACCCTGGCATTCTGGGCACGCCCGACGAACCCGCGCCGCAGACTGCCCCCGCCAGCCCTGCCGCGCCCAGCCCAGCGGCTCCAGCGCAGACCATCCCTGCGCCCCTTCCTGCCAGCCCCTCGCCAACCACGCCCTAGCAGAAGACTTTTCGAGGTTTCTGGGAAACGTTGACTTGATTTCCAGCCAAGCGGAAACCCAGTCGCAGGTTTCACGCCAGATATCGCGCCCACTGACTCACAATTTCCGGCGAGCCGTACCAGAGTCGTCCCGGTCGCGGCGAATGAACGACATCCGGCAGGGTAATATTCTCCGCGCCTTCCAGGTGGGCTGCTTCGATGGGCGTAATGCCGTCGCCCCAGCAGCCGCCCACACCGCAGGTCATTTCGTAGCTGCTGTGGGCAAACCAGGCGCCCGGTCGCCGCTGCCCATACACAGCTTTGCCCGCCACGCACACATAGCGCACCTGCGGATAGAATGCGCCCGGATAGTGCGTTTTCACAAAGTCTAGGTTGCGCCGCGTCCAGCGCTCCTGGCTGATGTGGGGGGTGCCCAGGGTGACCAGTGTTGCCACCGATGGATGGGCCTTCCAGAGACAAGACTTGCCCGCGTCGCTGGGGTGAATCTGGTACGGCACTTCGCCCAAATAGATCCGAGCAATCCAGCCGCCTGCGGAATGGCCGACCAAATTGAGGCGATCGCCCCCTGTTTCCTGTTGCACCTGGCGCACCGTCGCATCCAGCTTTTCCAGAATCGGAGTCATCGAGCGGCCGCCCAGCGTTGGCACCCAGTCTCGTCGCCGCAGGGGAACGGTCTTGGCCCAAATGCCCAGCCCTTCGAGCGCCTGCTCCATCTCGCGATAGGGCGCAGCATCGGCAAAGTACCCCGGCAAAATGACGGTTGGCAAGCTCATTCCCGGTTCCCCGCGCTCAACCAGTCCAGCAGCAGCCGATTCACCGTGTCGGGGCACTCGTCGTGGGGGCAGTGGCCGGCCTCCGCAATGGGCGTATACTGCACGCGGTCGGGTTCAGCGGCCGCCAGTTCGCGATAAATTTTGGAGCCTGCAATCGGAGTCCAGGGGTCGGCATCGCCCCATAGCACCAGAATCGGCTGCTGCACATGGGGCAACAGTTCCGCAGGGCTGGGGCCGGGCGGAGCCGTGAGAATTGAGGCAAAGACCTTCTGTGCGCCCGGATCGCAGGAGGGTTCATAGATTAGGTTCACCAGTTCATCGGTGACGGCGGTGTGGTCGCGGTAGACCTGCATGAGGGTGCGGCGAATGCGAGGCTTTTTGCGGACTTGCTCAAACAAAAACGGGCCCACCAGGTCAGAACTGACTAGCTGGGTAAACACGCCCATGACCAGCCGCAGCGGTGGGTTTAGCTCCTCTGGGCGATGGTTCAGCCCGCCTGCTGCGTTGAGCAAAACGACGCGCTGCACTAGGTCGGGATAGTCGGCGGCCATCATCAGGCTGAGCAACGCGCCGATGGAGTTGCCGACGAACACAGCGGGTGCGCCAATGTGTGCCGCCCAAAAGTCTCTCAGCAGATCTTGCCAGAGTTCCAAACTGTAGGCGATCGCCGGTTTACTCGATCCACCAAAGCCCAGCAAATCCAGCGCAAACACACGATAGCCCGCCGCCGCCAGCACAGGGATATTATTTCGCCAGTGCCCAATAGCCGCGCCAAAGCCGTGAATTAGGACAATCGGCTGACCCGTGCCCTGCACAGTGTAGCGGATGGTGTGGCCCTGCCAGTCCCAGTTGAGATGTTCGAGGGGTTGGGGTGCGGTGAGTTGAGAAGTCACAGATAAGAGGCTACGGAGAATATTGAAGTTTTCTTAACTTCTTTTATCATAAAGGCTTTATCGCCCAGCCACGTCCTCACTAGTTTTTGCAACCTTCCCTCTTCCTTCTTCCCTCTTCCTTCTTCCCTCTTCCCTCTTCCCTCTTCCTTTTTCCTTCTTCCCTCTTCCCTCTTCCCTCTTCCCCCTTCCCTCTTCCCCTCATCGCCCAGCCCACTTCCTCACCAGCTTCTGCAACTCTACTGCCCAAAAGCCGATCGTGCTGCCCCCTACGCAGGCCCACAACTCAACGCCTGTAAGCGGCTGAGTTTCAAACCAGCGCTGGAGAACTGGCAGTGTCATCACCAGCATTTGCAGCCCAAAGGTGAGCAGCACTGCGCCTAGCATGGGCTTGTTGCTCAGCAGCCCAATTCGCGCCAGCAGGCGGTTTTCGGAGCGCATCGCCAGGGCCAGCCAGATCCGAGAAAACGCCAGCGTTGCAAACACCATCGTCTGCCAGTTGGGACGGCCCGTAGACCAGGCCCAATAGCCAAAGCCCAGAAACGTAATGCCCATAAGGATGCCGATCCACACAATATCGCGCCCCACGCCCCGGCTAAACACACTTTCGCCTGGTGGATAAGGCGGTCGCTGCATCACATTTTTCTCGGCGGGTTCCACGCTCAGCGCCAGCGCCAGCAGCCCGTCTGCCAGCAGGTTAATCCAGAGAATCTGAATCGGGCGCAGGGGCAGGGGCATGGCGATCAGCGGAGCCAGCAGCATCAGCACCACGCCGCTGACGTTGCCCGTCAGGTTATAGCGGATGAACTTGCGGATGTTGTCGTAGATGACGCGCCCCTCTTCTACTGCCGCAACGATGGTGGAAAAGTTGTCGTTGAGTAGCACCATATCTGCTGCTTCTTTCGCGACATCGGTGCCCGTAATGCCCATTGCCACGCCGATGTCAGCCTTTCGCAGGGCGGGCGCATCGTTTACCCCGTCGCCCGTCATGGAGACAATTTCGCCGCGATTTTTCAGGGCTTCCACAATCTTTAGCTTTTGCTGTGGTGAGACGCGAGCATAGACCGACACCTCGCCCACCTGCTGCTCTAGTTCCTCGGTGGAAAGCTGGTTGAGCTGCTGCCCGGTCAGGTATTTGTCGTTGGTGGCAATTTCCAGATCGCGGGCGATGGTGCGGGCCATCAGGGGATGGTCGCCCGTGATCATGACCGTGCGGATGCCTGCTGCGTTGCAGGTTTGCACGGCGGCTTTGGCTTCGGGGCGAGCCGGATCGAGCATTCCCACCAGCCCTACCATCACCAGGTCTTGCTCGACTTCTAGTTCCTGACCAAGGGGCGGCAGCTCGTTGAGCAAGCGAAAGGCCACGCCGAGGACGCGAGTGCCCATACTAGCCAGCCGGTCGTTATCTTGCAAAATGCGATCGCGCATGTTGGCATCAAGCGGCTTTTGCCCGTTGTCCCAAACGTGGGTAGACACCTCTAGCATTCCGTCGATCGCCCCTTTGGTGAGGGCAATGTAGGGGGCATTGGGCAGCTTGACTAGGCTCAGCACCAGCTTGCCCACATCGGAAGACTCCCACCCCTGGCGATCGCCCCACTGGTGGATCGTCGTCATCCGCTTGCGGTCGGAATCAAACGGTGCTTCGGACACGCGGGGCAGCAGCACTTCTAGTTCTTCTTTGCTCAGGCCTAGACGATCGGCTGCGACCACTAGGGCGATTTCTGTCGGGTCGCCCAGGGCCTTGTCGTTGCCATTCTCATCTTCTTTGACCAGGGCGTTGTTGCAGAGGGCGCTGCCGCCCAGCGTCAGGGCGATCGGCGCACTCAGCGGCACGCCATCGCCAGGGCGAAAGATGGACTTATTGCCATCTAGCCGGGAGGTAATTTCGGCAAAGGATTCGCGCAGTTCCACCTGTTCGCCGGCCAGCGCCAGGATTTTCACCGTCATGCGGTTTTCCGTCAGCGTGCCCGTTTTGTCGGAGCAGATCGTGGTGACGGAGCCGAGGGTTTCTACCGCAGGCAGCTTGCGGATCAGGGCTTGCCGCTTCAGCATCCGCCGAGAGCCGATGGCCAGGGCGATCGTCACCACGGCAGGCAGACCTTCGGGAATAATCGCCACGGCCAGGCTGACCGCCGTCAGGAACAGATCTTCTACATTGCCGCCCCGCGCCAGACCAACAGCAAACATGAGGGCCACCAGCGCCAGAGCCGCAACTGCCAGCCGTTTGCCCAGTTGGTCGAGTCGCTTTTGCAGCGGCGTTTGTTCCGCCTCTACCGACTGGATCGAGTCGGCAATTTTGCCCAGTTCTGTGTTCATGCCCGTTGCGACGACTAAGCCGCGCCCGCGCCCATAGGTGACGACCGTGCCCATGTAGACCATGTTGCGGCGATCGCCCAATGGCAAGTCTTGCCCGTCAATCTTCGCCACCTGCTTTTCTACCGACTCTGACTCGCCCGTAAAGGCAGCTTCCTGAGTCCGCAGGTTGGTGCTTTCTAGCAGGCGACAGTCTGCCGGAACCTGGTCGCCGTCCTCAAGCTGCACAATGTCGCCTACCACCAGTTCTCGCGCCAAGATCTGCTGCCACTCGCCATCGCGCCGCACCCGCGCCTTGGGAACCGCCATTTTTCTCAGCGCTGCAAACTCTTTGCCGGCCCGATATTCTTGCGTGAAGCCCAGCACCGCGTTGAACACCACGATCGCCAGAATCGCCAGCGCGTCTTCAAAATCGCCCAGCAGCGCCGAGGCGATCGCCGCCACAATCAGCACCACCACGGTCGTTGCGGTGATCTGTTCCCACAGCATCCGCAGCACGCTTTTGGGTGGCGGCTCGGCCAGTTCATTTGCGCCATTTTGAGAGAGGCGATCGCTTGCTACAGACTGACTCAGCCCCGTGCGTGGATCGGTTCCAAGCTGGCTCAGCGCTTCCTGCGGCTCCAGCGCATACCATCGCGTCTCCTCTCCAGTTCTCGTTCGCTCCAGCGCATGATCCGGTCGATTGCCTTTATTCATGGAAAGCCTGCACCATTTGCCCTATTGGCAGTAGACGTTAGTTCAAGAAGTTATTCGAGAAGTCGGTTCGAGGCGCTAAGAAAACGGATACCACCCTACTGAAGTCAGGACTACAACACCCCTACGAACGGGAATTAGGGCGACTGAAGTCACCACTACGAACAGTGAGGAGGGATGGCGGCTGCCTGATCTGGCAACGTCATGGTATCTGACACTCATATCTCATAGCATCAATCCGCATTCATAGCATCAATCAGCAGATTGAGGGAGTATTTGACAAGTCATGGCTCAAACAATTGGGTGTGAAACAGGCGTGCCCCATCGTTCAACGGCGTGCAAATGGGGCGGGAACCGTGAACGTCATCGGCTGCGTGTGGGTGGGGTGCAAAAACGTGAGCTGGTGGGCATGCAGGCAATAGCCACAGTCGCCCGGCGCAGGCAGTTTTTCGGCAGGTTCGGTTTGGGAGTTAGGCAGACGGGGCGTGCCATCGGGAAGGTAGAGCGGGTCGCCCAGCAGGGGATAGCCCACCGTCGCCAGGTGAATGCGAATCTGGTGGGGGCGGCCAGTGAGGATGGTCATCTCGACGAGGGTGCGATCGCCCCACCGCTGCAACACCTGCCCTTCACTGTAGGCCGGTAAACCATCGGACATAGCGCCATACACGTATCCGAGAACCGGATGGCGCAATTTTCCGATGGGCTGAGTGATTGTAAAGCGATTGGGCAGATCAGTAGCGCCAATTAGCGCAAGATAGGTTTTTTGCAAGGGGCGATCGCCCAAATCTCCAGTCCGACGCACATCATCCGTATGCCAGCCCGAATATAAGTGTGAATGTATTGGAGAGCGTAAGTGCGAATGCGACTCTGCAAGCGATTTCAACAAGATCTCCGCCTGCTGCGTCTGGTCGCGCATCTGCTGGCTGAGGCTAGACCTGGCAGCGGGCGATCGCGCCAGCAGCAACAGGCCAGACGTGCCCCGCCCCAAGCGATGCACGGGTGTTGGCGGGTTCTGTGGATAGCGCTGCTGCAACTGACCCAGCAGCGTATGCTGCAAAAAGCCGCCCCCCGGCAGCACAGGCAAGCCCGACGGCTTGGCCACCACCAGCACGTCCGTATCTTCATGCAAAATGTCGAACTCTAGCGGTACGTCGGGTTCCTGCCACGGGGGGCGGTGATAGGCAAGCTGCTGCCCCAAACACAGCAAATCCTCCGCTAGGGCACACTGTCCATTTACCAAAATCTGTCCTTGGGCAATGCGGCTTTGCCACTCGTCGCGGCTGGAGTGTGGATAGCGCTGGCTGTAATAATCCAAGAGCGATCGCCCCACGTCGCGCTGCGTCACCTGCTCCCGATAGACCCAACCCTGGTTCATCAATCGCGCTGCAAGCCGCTAAGCAAAGGACGAAACCGCCCCAAACACCACACATCCCAGCAAAATGCACACCGCCAGCGGCCACTTGCACAGCGCCCCACTCACCACCGCCAGCGTCGCCAGAATCGTCGCCACCGTTTCTAAGGGCTGGCTCCCCAGACCCATTACGCTCGCTGCTGCCATCGCCAAAATCACCGCCAGCGGCAGATAGGTCAGCCACCGGGTGGGAACCCACTGTTCGGGCAGCCATACGCCCGCTGTTCGCATGAGAAATGTGCCAATACCTGCAAGCAGGATGAGGAGGGGGAGGGACATACAAGGATGAGAGATAAGA contains:
- a CDS encoding NupC/NupG family nucleoside CNT transporter, producing the protein MSILNLISFVGIFGLCAVAWLFSENRDPKYFPWRVVIWGILLQLILGFLVFAFPITQLFLQWFTDLLNVIFDAADAGARFVFGNRLVPIPGQEPLVLSPLPASGTCAPAQPGEVLPGLCGIQLGYIFAFRALPAVIFFSGLMALLYNLGIIQVVTNFFARIFYRAMRLSGAESLSGAANIFVGIEAAIVVKPFLASMTRSELLAILACCFGTAASSTLAIYVSFLKPVFPNILGHLVSASVMAIPACFVLSKILLPETTVPVTAGGIPDERSLDQALNEEVEDFEAGVARTEPVHQETVAGEPIERVSPLDAAIVGALDGVKMAVAIAAVLILILGLVYLVNQFFGALASIPGPIGSVFQVITLQNILGALFLPLTVLTGVSLDWSELWASSVIIGRRLFETAIPPYQSLAAASRDGVLGDRALLIVSYALSGFAHLASVGIFVGGTTALIPSRRKDISELGWKALFVGTLATLMIACVAGVFDTGNPGILGTPDEPAPQTAPASPAAPSPAAPAQTIPAPLPASPSPTTP
- a CDS encoding lipase, with protein sequence MPRHGESAAAGLVERGEPGMSLPTVILPGYFADAAPYREMEQALEGLGIWAKTVPLRRRDWVPTLGGRSMTPILEKLDATVRQVQQETGGDRLNLVGHSAGGWIARIYLGEVPYQIHPSDAGKSCLWKAHPSVATLVTLGTPHISQERWTRRNLDFVKTHYPGAFYPQVRYVCVAGKAVYGQRRPGAWFAHSSYEMTCGVGGCWGDGITPIEAAHLEGAENITLPDVVHSPRPGRLWYGSPEIVSQWARYLA
- a CDS encoding alpha/beta fold hydrolase, translating into MTSQLTAPQPLEHLNWDWQGHTIRYTVQGTGQPIVLIHGFGAAIGHWRNNIPVLAAAGYRVFALDLLGFGGSSKPAIAYSLELWQDLLRDFWAAHIGAPAVFVGNSIGALLSLMMAADYPDLVQRVVLLNAAGGLNHRPEELNPPLRLVMGVFTQLVSSDLVGPFLFEQVRKKPRIRRTLMQVYRDHTAVTDELVNLIYEPSCDPGAQKVFASILTAPPGPSPAELLPHVQQPILVLWGDADPWTPIAGSKIYRELAAAEPDRVQYTPIAEAGHCPHDECPDTVNRLLLDWLSAGNRE
- a CDS encoding cation-translocating P-type ATPase; translated protein: MNKGNRPDHALERTRTGEETRWYALEPQEALSQLGTDPRTGLSQSVASDRLSQNGANELAEPPPKSVLRMLWEQITATTVVVLIVAAIASALLGDFEDALAILAIVVFNAVLGFTQEYRAGKEFAALRKMAVPKARVRRDGEWQQILARELVVGDIVQLEDGDQVPADCRLLESTNLRTQEAAFTGESESVEKQVAKIDGQDLPLGDRRNMVYMGTVVTYGRGRGLVVATGMNTELGKIADSIQSVEAEQTPLQKRLDQLGKRLAVAALALVALMFAVGLARGGNVEDLFLTAVSLAVAIIPEGLPAVVTIALAIGSRRMLKRQALIRKLPAVETLGSVTTICSDKTGTLTENRMTVKILALAGEQVELRESFAEITSRLDGNKSIFRPGDGVPLSAPIALTLGGSALCNNALVKEDENGNDKALGDPTEIALVVAADRLGLSKEELEVLLPRVSEAPFDSDRKRMTTIHQWGDRQGWESSDVGKLVLSLVKLPNAPYIALTKGAIDGMLEVSTHVWDNGQKPLDANMRDRILQDNDRLASMGTRVLGVAFRLLNELPPLGQELEVEQDLVMVGLVGMLDPARPEAKAAVQTCNAAGIRTVMITGDHPLMARTIARDLEIATNDKYLTGQQLNQLSTEELEQQVGEVSVYARVSPQQKLKIVEALKNRGEIVSMTGDGVNDAPALRKADIGVAMGITGTDVAKEAADMVLLNDNFSTIVAAVEEGRVIYDNIRKFIRYNLTGNVSGVVLMLLAPLIAMPLPLRPIQILWINLLADGLLALALSVEPAEKNVMQRPPYPPGESVFSRGVGRDIVWIGILMGITFLGFGYWAWSTGRPNWQTMVFATLAFSRIWLALAMRSENRLLARIGLLSNKPMLGAVLLTFGLQMLVMTLPVLQRWFETQPLTGVELWACVGGSTIGFWAVELQKLVRKWAGR
- a CDS encoding pseudouridine synthase; the encoded protein is MNQGWVYREQVTQRDVGRSLLDYYSQRYPHSSRDEWQSRIAQGQILVNGQCALAEDLLCLGQQLAYHRPPWQEPDVPLEFDILHEDTDVLVVAKPSGLPVLPGGGFLQHTLLGQLQQRYPQNPPTPVHRLGRGTSGLLLLARSPAARSSLSQQMRDQTQQAEILLKSLAESHSHLRSPIHSHLYSGWHTDDVRRTGDLGDRPLQKTYLALIGATDLPNRFTITQPIGKLRHPVLGYVYGAMSDGLPAYSEGQVLQRWGDRTLVEMTILTGRPHQIRIHLATVGYPLLGDPLYLPDGTPRLPNSQTEPAEKLPAPGDCGYCLHAHQLTFLHPTHTQPMTFTVPAPFARR
- a CDS encoding AzlD domain-containing protein — its product is MSLPLLILLAGIGTFLMRTAGVWLPEQWVPTRWLTYLPLAVILAMAAASVMGLGSQPLETVATILATLAVVSGALCKWPLAVCILLGCVVFGAVSSFA